The Candidatus Angelobacter sp. genome contains the following window.
TGTGTGGAGTCGGGGTTGGTGACATCCACAGTGACCGTGTGGATCTGGCCGCGAGCCTCGAGGCTTTTCGCGGCTTCAGCAAGGCGCGCCGCGTTCATGTCCCACAAACTGCAGGCCGCGCCGGAGTCCAGCAACCGTTGCGCAATGGCATAGCCGATGCCGCGCGCGCCGCCAGTGACGACTGCTTTCCTTCCACCAAGATCAATCTTGTTCATGCGTTGTGTTTTGGTCGCTGCCTTCACGCGGGTCAATCCAAAACCAACAAATTGCGCCCGCCAGCCCTATAATTGCCCCAAGGCTGATTCCCCATGTCCATCCGAGTCTCGCGCTGACCCACGGAGTGATCATCGGCGCGAGCAACCCTATGCCGTTGCCGCCGGTGTTCATGATCGCCGCCGCGGTTCCACCCCGTCTCCTTCCGAGTTCGACCGCCGTGGTCCAAAACGCGCCTTCACAAAGTCCAAGGACTCCAAGGGAGAGCGTAAACCAAAGCACGATCCAGAACGGTTGTTTTGCGAAGATGCCGAACAACAGCAACACCGAGCTGCCAGTCATCCCAATGCGTGGAACGAGCGACCGCCCCGCGGCTGGACTGAACGATCGCTTCACCGAGTCTGTAAGCCAGCCGCCGAACGGCATGCAGACCGCCATCGCGAGGTTTGGCAAACCAGCGTAAAAGCGGCTCTCGGTTTTCCCCATGCGCAGCACTTCGTCGAAATAATAATGCATCCAGTAAAAGAAGAGATATTGGAAGTAACCGACGGCCGCGTAGCTCAATGTCAGCAGGATCAGGCTTCGGTTATGAAGAAGACCTGCAAAGCCCGGCGATGACCGACCTGTAGTCGCATCCATGGGAGCCGGGGGCGCCCCGGTTCTGGACCCGACAAGAGTCTTTCCTTCGCCCGGATGATCCGAGGAACAGAAGAACCAGATCAAGGCCAGCGCCGCCGTGCCGCCGCCTGAAATCAAAAACGCATTGGGCCAGTCGAAGCGATCAATTAACGCTCCGAACAGAGGATGAACCGCCGCATAAGCGAGCAGAGCGGCTCCGGTGATCAATCCGTTTGCGAACGCATGCTGGCGATCCGGAAACCAATTTGCCACGGCGCGGGCGCTCGCAGGGTGAAGCGGCGTGGTAAACAGGCCCATCAACGAACGCACCAGCAACAGGGAAAGCCACACCTGACTCGTTGCAATAAACCCCCACCCGATCATTCCTGTAAACGCGCAGAACAGGGCCGTGCCTATGCCCATGGCCGCCAGAGCGAGACGCGGCCCGAAACGATCGATGAAGAGCCCGCCTGGAATCATGAAAATCGTGTAAATGAGGAGGAGCCCGGTATAGACAACGCCCATTTGTTCGGCCGAGATGCCGAACTGTTTCATGATCCGCTCGTCACCCGCGTTCGCCATGCTGGCACGGTTGAAGTGGTTGCAGAA
Protein-coding sequences here:
- a CDS encoding SDR family oxidoreductase encodes the protein MNKIDLGGRKAVVTGGARGIGYAIAQRLLDSGAACSLWDMNAARLAEAAKSLEARGQIHTVTVDVTNPDSTQAAADATFQHFGSIDILVNNAGIPGVTKATWEIPADDWRKVIEVNLLGPYHCCRAVVPK
- a CDS encoding MFS transporter, with the translated sequence MNQPAAHAGLPDANSTGQPLSPIRWRILVLMMALCFCNHFNRASMANAGDERIMKQFGISAEQMGVVYTGLLLIYTIFMIPGGLFIDRFGPRLALAAMGIGTALFCAFTGMIGWGFIATSQVWLSLLLVRSLMGLFTTPLHPASARAVANWFPDRQHAFANGLITGAALLAYAAVHPLFGALIDRFDWPNAFLISGGGTAALALIWFFCSSDHPGEGKTLVGSRTGAPPAPMDATTGRSSPGFAGLLHNRSLILLTLSYAAVGYFQYLFFYWMHYYFDEVLRMGKTESRFYAGLPNLAMAVCMPFGGWLTDSVKRSFSPAAGRSLVPRIGMTGSSVLLLFGIFAKQPFWIVLWFTLSLGVLGLCEGAFWTTAVELGRRRGGTAAAIMNTGGNGIGLLAPMITPWVSARLGWTWGISLGAIIGLAGAICWFWIDPREGSDQNTTHEQD